One region of Bradyrhizobium betae genomic DNA includes:
- a CDS encoding thiamine pyrophosphate-binding protein — translation MSKNMLNGAQVIVDYLIQEKVPQMFGLCGHGNIQFIDALYERSSEIKTISVHHESVAGFMADVYYRVSGRPTATFTSCGPGSANLPISLANAFLDSVPFMAITGNVPTSQFNRGAFQEMYRHYQADFPSTVRTMCKKVFQPTRGEMVPLAVRQAWKTMVTGRPGPVVIDVPFDVFMEAAAEEAPKASEWSANISSRCGADPEGVEKAVDMLLAAERPVMLVGQGVRYGGAADELRKLAERLQIPVAASASGLGALDVNHPLALGLVARAGHYQANHAARQADVLLALGVRFDDRTSSSWIPGYSFTIPPTRLIHVDIDPEEIGRNYPVALGLMADVRTFLRQVHAELDRRDNLCRKSDARKKWLAQIDGYRKEWDKFVAPGFSDDTTPINPQRAAVEIDKALPEDAILVSDIGVHHNWLLGFCKPKRPDSLIGSMGFGPMGFGVAGVMGAKFAAPDRPCVSVCGDGAFFMHANVLGTAVEYNLPVVWVVWNNYAYASIRGLQRGYLGGRELATDFRHPETGERYNPDFAAMARACGVEGVRVDRAGDLGEAIRKGIAANRPYLIDVDIAADVNPSGAGVWELPGLGQSKAGIGTRFQPG, via the coding sequence ATGTCGAAGAACATGCTCAATGGCGCCCAGGTCATTGTCGATTATCTGATCCAGGAGAAGGTGCCGCAGATGTTCGGGCTCTGCGGCCACGGCAACATTCAGTTCATCGACGCGCTGTACGAGCGCTCTTCGGAGATCAAAACGATCTCCGTGCATCATGAAAGCGTCGCCGGCTTCATGGCCGACGTCTATTACCGCGTCTCCGGCAGGCCGACCGCGACCTTCACTTCGTGCGGGCCGGGTTCGGCCAATCTGCCGATCTCGCTCGCGAACGCCTTCCTCGATTCCGTGCCGTTCATGGCGATCACCGGGAACGTGCCGACCAGCCAGTTCAACCGCGGCGCGTTTCAGGAGATGTACCGGCACTATCAGGCCGACTTCCCTTCCACCGTGCGCACGATGTGCAAGAAGGTGTTTCAGCCGACGCGCGGTGAGATGGTGCCACTCGCGGTGCGGCAGGCCTGGAAGACGATGGTGACGGGACGGCCGGGGCCCGTGGTGATCGACGTGCCCTTCGACGTCTTCATGGAAGCGGCGGCCGAAGAGGCGCCGAAGGCAAGCGAGTGGAGTGCCAACATATCCAGCCGCTGCGGCGCCGATCCGGAAGGCGTCGAGAAGGCGGTCGACATGCTGCTTGCGGCCGAACGGCCGGTGATGCTGGTCGGGCAGGGCGTGCGTTATGGCGGAGCTGCAGACGAGCTACGCAAGCTGGCCGAGCGGCTTCAGATCCCGGTCGCGGCCTCGGCAAGCGGGCTCGGCGCGCTCGATGTCAATCACCCGCTTGCGCTCGGCCTCGTCGCGCGGGCCGGCCACTACCAGGCCAATCATGCCGCGCGTCAGGCCGACGTGCTGCTCGCGCTCGGCGTCCGTTTCGACGACCGCACCTCGAGCTCGTGGATTCCCGGCTATTCCTTCACGATTCCGCCGACACGGCTGATCCATGTCGACATCGATCCCGAGGAGATCGGCCGCAACTATCCCGTCGCGCTCGGGCTGATGGCCGACGTTCGGACCTTCCTGCGCCAGGTGCATGCGGAGCTCGACCGCCGCGACAATCTCTGTAGGAAGTCCGACGCGCGCAAGAAATGGCTGGCGCAGATCGACGGTTACCGCAAGGAGTGGGACAAGTTCGTCGCACCCGGCTTCTCCGACGACACCACGCCGATCAATCCGCAACGCGCAGCCGTCGAGATCGACAAGGCGCTGCCGGAGGATGCCATCCTCGTCTCCGACATCGGCGTGCATCACAACTGGCTGCTCGGCTTCTGCAAGCCGAAGCGGCCGGATTCGCTGATTGGCTCGATGGGCTTCGGCCCGATGGGCTTTGGCGTCGCCGGCGTGATGGGCGCGAAATTCGCCGCGCCCGATCGGCCCTGCGTGTCGGTGTGCGGCGATGGTGCCTTTTTCATGCACGCGAACGTGCTCGGCACGGCGGTCGAATACAATCTGCCCGTGGTCTGGGTGGTCTGGAACAATTACGCCTATGCGTCCATCCGCGGGCTTCAGCGCGGCTATCTCGGCGGGCGCGAGCTTGCGACCGACTTCAGGCATCCGGAGACCGGCGAGCGCTACAATCCGGATTTCGCGGCGATGGCGCGCGCCTGCGGCGTCGAGGGCGTGCGGGTCGACCGCGCCGGCGACCTTGGCGAGGCGATCCGCAAGGGTATCGCCGCCAACAGGCCTTATCTGATCGACGTCGACATCGCCGCCGACGTCAATCCGTCCGGCGCGGGTGTGTGGGAATTGCCGGGCCTTGGCCAGAGCAAGGCCGGAATCGGCACGCGCTTCCAGCCGGGCTGA
- a CDS encoding lytic transglycosylase domain-containing protein, with protein MRFLVAACAAFLILMCDVGSSPSRNISPFDNATSKADRAPSLVPLVELFLASVQAIELANARAAYEEAPQPIRAVEPASEDKASPTEQFCHALREAAEASGIPVPFFARLIWQESRFKSNEVSQAGAQGVAQFMPETAAEVGLDDPFDPMKALPASAKFLRKLRDDYGNLGLAAAAYNAGPGRIQKWLARESELPRETRDYVRIITGTKAEDWTERAEALAIRIDLPREAPCEGIGSLSKARDVAWVPVNLTPSVTTIIRKGEQLEVRLAANRARTRLAALIRKTAHGKARSMIAARAAGKSAKARAIRLASSER; from the coding sequence ATGCGATTTCTCGTCGCGGCTTGCGCTGCGTTCCTGATTCTGATGTGCGACGTCGGCTCGTCGCCCTCCCGGAACATTTCACCCTTCGACAACGCCACGTCCAAAGCCGATCGCGCACCTTCACTGGTGCCCCTCGTCGAGCTCTTCCTTGCAAGCGTGCAGGCCATCGAGCTCGCCAATGCGCGCGCGGCCTATGAGGAAGCGCCCCAGCCAATACGCGCGGTCGAACCGGCTTCGGAGGATAAAGCTTCTCCGACCGAGCAGTTCTGCCACGCGCTGCGGGAAGCGGCCGAGGCCAGCGGCATTCCCGTGCCGTTCTTCGCGCGACTGATCTGGCAGGAGAGCCGCTTCAAATCGAACGAGGTCAGCCAGGCCGGCGCCCAGGGCGTCGCGCAGTTCATGCCGGAGACGGCTGCCGAGGTCGGGCTCGATGATCCCTTCGACCCCATGAAAGCACTGCCGGCATCGGCGAAGTTCCTGCGCAAGCTGCGCGACGATTACGGCAATCTCGGACTTGCCGCAGCCGCCTACAACGCCGGCCCTGGTCGCATCCAGAAGTGGCTGGCCAGGGAGAGCGAGCTGCCGCGCGAGACGCGCGACTATGTCCGCATCATCACCGGCACCAAAGCCGAGGACTGGACCGAGCGCGCGGAAGCTCTCGCCATCCGCATCGACCTGCCGCGCGAAGCGCCATGCGAAGGCATCGGCAGCCTCTCGAAGGCGAGAGACGTTGCCTGGGTACCAGTGAACCTGACGCCCTCGGTCACCACCATCATTCGCAAGGGAGAACAGCTGGAAGTCCGTCTGGCAGCTAACCGTGCCCGGACGCGGCTTGCAGCCCTGATCCGGAAGACCGCCCACGGCAAAGCACGCAGCATGATCGCAGCACGCGCAGCTGGAAAAAGCGCAAAGGCCCGTGCCATCCGTCTCGCGTCGAGCGAGCGCTAA
- a CDS encoding PQQ-dependent sugar dehydrogenase, whose protein sequence is MKSRISCGAMAVGLLMAAATFAQAEPVLQGKDAYGDWQTDEPGTVRLIRPEDLVRPGATRSVASSSRVVPRPPQAALQVPAGFRIELFAEGLRAPRIVRVAPNGDVFVAETRAGSIRVLRAGGDGKVATNEVFASGLRQPFGIAFFPNGDNPQWVYVANTDSVVRFPYQAGDLQARGKAETIVASLPHDGGHSTRDIVFTPDNKRMLVSVGSLSNVAEGMGTPPGGLEAWSKAQPLGAAWASETERATVLAFNPDGKERKIYATGIRNCVGLAIQPQTGLPWCSTNERDGLGDDLVPDYVTSVKEGAFYGWPWFYIGGNEDPRHAGARPDIRDKVTVPDVLVQPHSASLGMTFYQGSQFPSEYQGDAFAAEHGSWNRSKRTGYKLIRIRMRDGKPTGEYEDFVTGFVVNDTEVWGRPVGVAVAKDGALLISEDGNGTIWRVTH, encoded by the coding sequence GTGAAAAGCAGGATTTCGTGCGGGGCGATGGCTGTGGGACTGCTGATGGCGGCTGCGACATTTGCGCAGGCCGAGCCGGTGCTGCAGGGCAAGGACGCCTATGGCGATTGGCAGACCGACGAGCCCGGCACCGTCAGGTTGATCCGGCCGGAGGATCTCGTCAGGCCCGGCGCCACGCGGTCGGTCGCGAGCTCGTCGCGCGTGGTGCCGCGTCCGCCGCAGGCCGCGCTCCAGGTGCCGGCAGGTTTCAGGATCGAGCTGTTCGCCGAAGGACTGCGCGCGCCGCGCATCGTGCGCGTTGCACCGAACGGCGATGTCTTCGTCGCGGAAACGCGCGCCGGCAGCATCCGTGTGCTGCGCGCCGGCGGGGACGGCAAGGTTGCGACCAATGAAGTCTTCGCCAGCGGATTGCGGCAGCCGTTCGGCATCGCCTTCTTCCCGAACGGCGACAATCCGCAATGGGTCTATGTCGCCAACACCGACAGCGTCGTCCGCTTCCCCTATCAGGCCGGCGACCTGCAGGCGCGCGGCAAGGCCGAGACGATCGTCGCAAGCCTGCCGCATGACGGCGGCCATTCCACCCGCGATATCGTCTTCACGCCCGACAACAAGCGCATGCTGGTATCTGTCGGCTCGCTCAGCAACGTCGCCGAGGGCATGGGCACGCCGCCTGGCGGCCTGGAAGCCTGGTCAAAAGCGCAGCCGCTTGGCGCGGCCTGGGCGAGCGAGACCGAACGTGCCACCGTGCTGGCCTTCAACCCGGATGGCAAGGAGCGGAAGATCTATGCTACCGGCATCCGCAATTGCGTCGGCCTCGCGATCCAGCCGCAGACCGGGCTGCCCTGGTGCTCGACCAACGAGCGCGATGGCCTCGGCGATGATCTCGTGCCCGATTATGTGACCAGCGTGAAGGAGGGCGCGTTTTATGGCTGGCCGTGGTTCTACATCGGCGGCAACGAAGATCCGCGCCACGCCGGCGCGCGGCCGGATATCAGGGACAAGGTGACGGTGCCTGATGTGCTGGTGCAACCGCACTCGGCGTCGCTCGGCATGACCTTCTATCAGGGCTCGCAGTTTCCGTCCGAATATCAGGGCGATGCCTTCGCCGCCGAGCACGGCTCCTGGAACCGCTCGAAGCGCACCGGCTACAAGCTGATCCGCATCCGGATGAGGGACGGCAAGCCGACGGGGGAGTACGAGGATTTCGTCACGGGGTTCGTGGTGAACGACACGGAAGTGTGGGGGCGGCCGGTGGGGGTCGCGGTGGCGAAGGATGGCGCGCTGCTGATCTCGGAGGATGGCAACGGTACGATCTGGCGGGTGACGCATTAG
- a CDS encoding IclR family transcriptional regulator, translated as MRSRTKPTTTEKPASPRKAAIAKLIPAPQANGDDEAEDKQRGGGVQSLGRAFSILEEVARHREGIGLAELSKLVGLHNSTTFHLAKTMVSLGYLRQEKDSKRYRIGRPLFALAASALDEIEMVNVATPVLEELSRQTSESSHFAVRMGDAVVVIARTSGPGAFQLTDRVGVVRPAHCTALGKIILASLRPEQLTRFIDRVELKPSTPKSIDNVGALMREIAEVQRTGVAFDDGEFNPEVRCVAVPVTDFTGQVIGALGISGPIWRLSNQALHAGAQVVQAAADRLSAEFGAKDRANKTFTQKA; from the coding sequence TTGAGATCGCGTACCAAGCCGACGACCACCGAAAAGCCTGCCAGCCCGCGCAAGGCCGCGATTGCCAAACTCATCCCCGCACCGCAAGCCAATGGCGACGACGAGGCCGAAGACAAGCAGCGCGGCGGCGGCGTTCAGTCGCTCGGCCGCGCGTTCTCGATCCTCGAAGAGGTGGCACGCCATCGCGAAGGCATCGGGCTTGCTGAGTTGAGCAAGCTGGTCGGCCTGCACAATTCGACGACTTTTCATCTGGCAAAGACGATGGTCTCGCTCGGCTATCTCCGCCAGGAGAAGGACAGCAAGCGCTACCGCATCGGCCGCCCCTTGTTTGCACTCGCAGCAAGCGCGCTCGACGAGATCGAGATGGTCAATGTCGCAACGCCGGTGCTGGAGGAGTTATCGCGCCAGACCAGCGAAAGCAGCCATTTTGCCGTGCGGATGGGCGATGCCGTCGTCGTCATCGCCCGCACCAGCGGCCCAGGCGCATTTCAGCTGACCGACCGCGTCGGTGTGGTGCGGCCCGCCCATTGCACCGCGCTCGGCAAGATCATTCTGGCCTCGCTGCGCCCCGAGCAGCTGACGCGGTTCATCGACCGCGTCGAACTGAAACCGTCGACGCCAAAATCCATCGACAATGTCGGTGCGCTGATGCGCGAGATCGCCGAGGTGCAGCGCACCGGCGTCGCCTTCGACGACGGCGAATTCAATCCGGAAGTCCGCTGCGTCGCCGTGCCGGTGACCGATTTCACCGGACAGGTGATCGGCGCGCTCGGCATTTCCGGCCCGATCTGGCGGCTCTCCAACCAGGCGCTGCACGCCGGCGCGCAGGTCGTGCAGGCCGCCGCCGACCGCCTGTCGGCCGAATTCGGCGCCAAGGACCGGGCGAACAAGACGTTCACGCAAAAGGCCTGA
- a CDS encoding branched-chain amino acid ABC transporter permease: MQFEFLLEQVVNGLVLGGYYLLIALGLSLIFSVGGIVNLAHGAFYALGAYVCVELTKRLGFGAAVVISPFAVALLGILFERFILRRFYTADPILSLLVTFGLAMVAEQAIRMIWGAAPVSAEIPQSFRGSVIVGDFLFSRYRLLILAVVAAILLGIWLLLHKTSFGRVVRAGIQRPDMVAALGIRLQPYMTGIVMLGVGMAALGGAFFAPITTVHPAMGAEIMTVAFVVVVIGGLGSFWGVIIAALLVGVVRGIAIHFEPAAGEASIYVLMFLVLLVRPRGLLGERIEKFE, encoded by the coding sequence ATGCAGTTCGAGTTCTTGCTGGAGCAGGTGGTGAATGGCCTCGTGCTCGGAGGCTACTACCTGCTGATCGCGCTCGGGCTGTCGCTGATCTTCTCAGTAGGTGGCATCGTCAATCTCGCGCACGGCGCGTTCTATGCGCTCGGCGCCTATGTCTGCGTCGAGCTGACGAAGCGGCTCGGCTTCGGCGCAGCCGTGGTGATCTCGCCGTTCGCGGTCGCCCTGCTCGGCATCCTGTTCGAACGCTTCATCCTGCGGCGCTTCTACACGGCAGATCCAATCCTCAGCCTGCTCGTGACCTTCGGCCTTGCCATGGTCGCGGAACAGGCGATCCGCATGATCTGGGGCGCCGCGCCGGTGTCGGCCGAAATCCCGCAGAGCTTTCGAGGCTCGGTCATCGTCGGCGATTTCCTGTTCTCGCGTTACCGGCTGCTGATCCTGGCCGTGGTCGCAGCGATCCTGCTGGGGATCTGGCTGCTGCTGCACAAGACCTCGTTCGGGCGCGTGGTGCGCGCCGGCATCCAGCGGCCGGACATGGTCGCCGCCCTCGGTATCCGGCTGCAACCCTACATGACCGGGATCGTGATGCTCGGTGTCGGCATGGCCGCGCTCGGCGGCGCCTTCTTCGCGCCGATCACGACGGTACACCCGGCGATGGGCGCCGAGATCATGACGGTGGCCTTCGTCGTGGTCGTGATCGGCGGGCTCGGCAGTTTCTGGGGCGTCATCATCGCCGCCCTCCTCGTCGGCGTCGTGCGCGGCATCGCCATTCATTTCGAGCCGGCGGCCGGCGAAGCTTCGATCTACGTCCTGATGTTCCTCGTGCTGCTGGTGCGCCCGCGCGGCCTGCTCGGCGAGCGCATCGAGAAATTCGAATGA
- a CDS encoding cupin domain-containing protein has translation MAEETGGAFIRNIAEVPWREFPNHFGGALSKSLVMPETAGSRHIDYRISMYQPMAYVARHHHKVQEQVYHVLDGEGLMEIAGKNHVVRKHDVIFLPPGVEHAISNSGLTDLVFLVVTSPVTDDEKPV, from the coding sequence ATGGCCGAGGAGACTGGCGGCGCCTTCATCCGCAACATCGCCGAAGTGCCCTGGCGCGAATTTCCCAACCATTTCGGCGGCGCACTGTCAAAGTCGCTGGTGATGCCGGAGACCGCGGGCTCGCGCCACATCGACTATCGTATCTCGATGTACCAGCCGATGGCTTATGTCGCGCGGCATCACCACAAGGTGCAGGAGCAGGTTTATCACGTGCTCGACGGCGAAGGGCTGATGGAGATCGCCGGCAAGAACCATGTCGTGCGCAAGCACGACGTGATTTTCCTGCCGCCCGGTGTCGAGCACGCAATTTCGAACTCGGGCCTGACCGATCTCGTCTTCCTGGTGGTGACGTCGCCGGTGACGGACGACGAGAAGCCGGTGTGA
- a CDS encoding SDR family oxidoreductase yields the protein MTLAGKKVVVIGGSSGIGLATAELAKAQGADVIIASRSAAKLDPVAERLKVTAIPADVTSDQSVAELFRRTGPVDHVVLTAAQLRTGPFKTVPMEDVRATMEGKFWGAWRVAREAEIRPGGSLTLVTGFLSVRPRPNSAIISAANGALESLARALALELAPVRVNAVSPGVIDTPIRAAMPEAARKEMLAKTAAALPVGRVGLAEDIAQQIASFMANGFATGSIVYLDGGALVN from the coding sequence ATGACGCTCGCAGGCAAAAAAGTCGTCGTGATCGGCGGCTCCTCAGGGATCGGGCTTGCTACGGCTGAGCTCGCCAAAGCTCAGGGCGCCGACGTCATCATCGCCTCGCGCAGCGCGGCGAAACTGGATCCGGTTGCCGAGCGGCTGAAGGTGACGGCCATTCCCGCTGATGTCACCAGCGACCAGAGCGTCGCGGAGCTGTTCCGCCGCACCGGCCCTGTCGATCACGTCGTGCTGACCGCCGCGCAGCTTCGCACCGGGCCGTTCAAGACGGTCCCGATGGAGGACGTGCGCGCGACCATGGAAGGCAAGTTCTGGGGCGCCTGGCGTGTCGCGCGCGAAGCTGAAATTCGTCCGGGCGGCTCGCTGACATTGGTCACCGGTTTCCTCAGTGTTCGGCCGCGGCCGAACTCGGCAATCATCAGTGCGGCGAATGGCGCTCTGGAATCGCTGGCCCGTGCGCTCGCGCTCGAGCTTGCGCCGGTGCGGGTGAATGCGGTGTCGCCGGGCGTGATCGACACGCCGATCCGGGCCGCGATGCCGGAGGCCGCGCGTAAGGAGATGCTGGCGAAGACGGCGGCCGCATTGCCAGTTGGCCGTGTCGGCTTGGCCGAAGACATCGCCCAGCAGATCGCCAGCTTCATGGCGAACGGCTTTGCCACGGGCTCGATCGTCTATCTCGACGGCGGCGCATTGGTGAACTAG
- a CDS encoding VOC family protein yields MALKNVIGIDHAVVMVQDLDKAAENYRQLGFTISPRGTHSAHMGTGNHTIMFDPDYMELLGVLAATEHNAPARAFLDKRGEGIERIAFTAVDSAAGAEEIRARGLIPIGPTDFERPVKLPDGTVSAAKFRTFMWPTAEAPGGVRIFACQHKTRETVWIPELMKHANAARRIKQALIATPEPAKEAAHLGRLIDGEPKNEADGAVTVPSGGDRADFVYLTLDQLGKRYPGVPLAGLSERGGAALVLVSGDLAATEKALGSAALRSGAAICVPPAKANGTLLAFVAG; encoded by the coding sequence GTGGCCCTCAAGAACGTCATCGGTATCGACCACGCCGTGGTCATGGTTCAGGACCTCGACAAGGCCGCCGAGAATTATCGCCAGCTCGGCTTCACCATATCCCCGCGCGGCACCCACAGCGCGCATATGGGCACCGGCAACCACACCATCATGTTCGACCCCGACTATATGGAGCTGCTCGGCGTGCTGGCTGCGACCGAGCACAATGCGCCGGCGCGCGCCTTCCTCGACAAGCGCGGCGAAGGCATCGAACGCATCGCCTTCACCGCAGTCGATTCCGCCGCGGGCGCCGAAGAGATCCGCGCACGCGGCCTCATACCGATCGGCCCGACCGATTTCGAACGTCCCGTCAAATTGCCTGATGGCACGGTGTCGGCAGCCAAGTTCCGCACCTTCATGTGGCCGACCGCGGAGGCCCCCGGTGGCGTGCGCATCTTCGCCTGCCAGCACAAGACTCGCGAGACAGTGTGGATCCCCGAGCTGATGAAGCACGCCAATGCCGCCAGGCGGATCAAGCAGGCGCTGATCGCAACGCCCGAACCCGCCAAGGAAGCCGCGCATCTCGGCCGGTTGATCGATGGCGAGCCGAAGAACGAGGCCGACGGGGCGGTCACCGTTCCCTCCGGCGGCGATCGTGCCGACTTCGTCTATCTGACGCTTGATCAGCTCGGCAAACGCTATCCCGGCGTTCCGCTCGCTGGCCTCTCCGAGCGCGGCGGCGCGGCGCTGGTGCTCGTGAGCGGCGATCTCGCAGCAACCGAAAAGGCGCTGGGCTCGGCTGCCCTGCGCAGCGGCGCTGCGATCTGCGTGCCGCCGGCCAAAGCCAACGGCACCCTGCTCGCATTCGTTGCCGGCTGA
- a CDS encoding ABC transporter substrate-binding protein: MIRTSRRTLLQTGAAFAGASALGFPAIVRAQTDKIRIGHLTPLTGFLGVIGSYAQLGAKLAAEEINGSGGILGKPIDLLSEDSINPATAATKAQRMLEQDGAVVLLGEISSASSLTIMQVAERNKKVFFSTGARSDALRGKNCNKYSFHCDIPNTVMVNAVGTALSQKGMVKGKKFFTLTADYIFGHDLLKAAKTFFGAHDANLIGDELIATDVTDFSPYLLKVRQAKPDVVCCNLAGNQVTNLVKQYAEFGFPYPLVGFNLNTGDAWAAGAGNLSGTWPTVWYHTLNNPTSQAFVAAFAKKYGKPPENHAWIDYVTLKLLAEAINTTKSTDSGELIAYFEKQAQFDIGKARKAYFRSWDHQLVQEAYPFTVKPKDQMKDQWDMLVLGDAVPAANDPLETIYPTREQNPCEMKA, translated from the coding sequence ATGATCCGCACCAGCCGACGGACGTTGCTACAGACGGGCGCAGCCTTCGCTGGCGCGTCCGCACTTGGGTTTCCTGCCATCGTCAGGGCCCAGACCGACAAGATCCGGATCGGGCATCTCACGCCGCTGACCGGTTTCCTCGGTGTGATCGGCAGCTACGCGCAGCTGGGCGCGAAGCTCGCGGCGGAGGAGATCAACGGGTCCGGCGGCATCTTGGGCAAGCCAATCGACTTGCTCTCGGAAGACTCGATCAATCCAGCGACCGCCGCGACCAAGGCGCAGCGCATGCTGGAGCAGGACGGCGCGGTAGTGCTGCTCGGCGAGATCTCTTCCGCCTCCTCGCTCACCATCATGCAGGTCGCCGAGCGCAACAAGAAGGTGTTCTTCTCGACCGGCGCGCGCTCGGACGCGCTGCGCGGCAAGAACTGCAACAAATACTCCTTCCACTGCGACATCCCGAACACCGTGATGGTCAACGCGGTCGGCACCGCGCTGTCGCAAAAGGGCATGGTGAAGGGCAAGAAGTTCTTCACGCTGACGGCCGACTACATTTTCGGTCATGACCTGCTGAAGGCCGCCAAGACCTTCTTCGGCGCGCATGATGCGAACCTGATCGGCGACGAGCTGATCGCAACCGACGTCACTGACTTCAGCCCCTACTTGCTGAAAGTGCGGCAAGCAAAACCCGACGTGGTCTGCTGCAACCTTGCCGGCAACCAGGTGACCAATCTCGTCAAGCAATATGCCGAGTTCGGCTTTCCCTACCCGCTGGTCGGCTTCAATCTCAACACCGGCGACGCCTGGGCCGCGGGCGCCGGCAATCTCAGCGGCACCTGGCCGACCGTCTGGTATCACACGCTGAACAATCCGACGTCGCAGGCTTTCGTCGCGGCCTTCGCCAAGAAGTACGGCAAGCCGCCGGAGAACCACGCCTGGATCGACTACGTCACGCTGAAGCTGCTGGCGGAGGCGATCAACACCACGAAGTCGACCGACAGCGGCGAGCTGATCGCCTATTTCGAGAAGCAGGCACAGTTCGACATCGGCAAGGCGCGCAAGGCCTATTTCCGCAGCTGGGATCATCAGCTCGTACAGGAGGCCTATCCTTTCACGGTGAAGCCGAAGGACCAGATGAAGGACCAGTGGGACATGCTGGTGCTGGGCGATGCGGTGCCGGCAGCAAACGATCCACTGGAAACGATCTATCCGACCAGAGAACAGAACCCCTGCGAGATGAAGGCCTGA